In the genome of Rhodamnia argentea isolate NSW1041297 chromosome 3, ASM2092103v1, whole genome shotgun sequence, one region contains:
- the LOC125314177 gene encoding L-type lectin-domain containing receptor kinase IX.2-like — protein sequence MAIVTLPLELGGRITFFSFNCRAVSMMDQAPTSTLVVVLMVSLFKPFLASATRFENTSFDFPSFSSESLKLLDIQGNASVLSPNLYLSPSQPNQNPSGNCGQAMYSKEMRLWDKATGNAADFVAQFVFSIDSQSRNVSGDGLAFFVAPPGSGMSCDWGGEYLGLPRGSFVAIEIDTFKNPWDGDVPHVGIDLNNIRSVANVAVPWLNKTMKVSGLVNASITYESQAKNLSVVLMDADGNSSNSISLHYAPLNLSEYLPEWVDVGFSAATGAAFEYHIIHSWEFSSSLRLRPEKTTLSWRQWLLIAIGCVGILVVIILAWVYCRAKVTRPYPSNVRREDDNASKKTEENMIDTERGIEEDDHNANLTEKLEKLRLKKFSYEELMTATNSFAEARILGKGGFGNVYEGHIGDACTPVAVKIIHSDSNQGIDEYLSEVMSGSQLKHRNLVQLLGYCHEANKFALVYEFMREGSLEDHLFKGRSLLTWERRYNIAQGLASGLHHLHEKWNQCVIHRDIKSSNALLDEKFEAKLGDFGLARLVDHAKGQKTTQLKGTQGYLAPECYQTGKVSKESDVFSFGVVLLEIVCGRRVIQDQVHLVEWVRKQYGQGNLPMDLKLGINFDKEQAKVLMIVGLWCAHLDVSLRPSIAEAMSILNSRADLSNLPADLRQLMEGPV from the coding sequence ATGGCGATTGTCACTTTGCCACTAGAGCTTGGTGGTCGCATCACCTTTTTCAGTTTTAATTGCCGAGCGGTGAGTATGATGGATCAAGCTCCCACATCCACATTAGTAGTAGTCTTGATGGTCTCTCTGTTCAAACCCTTTTTAGCTTCAGCTACGCGCTTTGAGAACACATCTTTTGATTTCCCCTCATTTAGCTCTGAGAGCCTCAAGCTCCTAGACATTCAAGGGAATGCCTCTGTGCTGTCTCCTAACCTATATCTCAGCCCAAGCCAGCCGAACCAAAACCCGAGTGGAAATTGCGGGCAAGCTATGTATTCCAAGGAAATGCGTCTTTGGGACAAGGCTACGGGGAATGCGGCAGATTTCGTCGCCCAGTTTGTATTCAGCATCGACTCTCAAAGTAGGAACGTTTCCGGCGATGGGTTGGCTTTCTTTGTTGCTCCTCCAGGCTCAGGCATGTCATGTGACTGGGGAGGAGAATATCTAGGTCTTCCCAGGGGTTCTTTTGTTGCAATCGAGATTGACACTTTCAAGAATCCCTGGGATGGGGATGTTCCACATGTTGGTATAGATTTAAACAACATCAGGTCTGTGGCCAATGTCGCCGTCCCATGGTTGAACAAAACCATGAAGGTCAGTGGGTTGGTTAATGCTTCGATAACGTACGAATCACAGGCGAAAAATTTGAGCGTTGTCTTGATGGACGCTGATGGGAATTCCAGTAACTCAATCAGTCTTCACTATGCCCCACTCAACTTAAGTGAGTATTTACCAGAGTGGGTGGATGTTGGTTTCTCAGCTGCCACTGGAGCTGCATTTGAATATCACATCATCCACTCATGGGAATTTAGCTCTAGTTTACGGCTCCGGCCCGAAAAGACTACCTTATCTTGGCGGCAGTGGCTGCTCATAGCCATTGGCTGCGTTGGTATATTGGTGGTAATCATTCTTGCTTGGGTATATTGTAGGGCAAAAGTCACTCGTCCATACCCGAGCAATGTTAGGCGGGAGGATGATAATGCATCTAAGAAAACTGAAGAGAACATGATCGACACCGAGAGAGGTATAGAAGAAGACGACCACAATGCGAATTTAACTGAGAAGCTCGAAAAGTTGAGACTCAAGAAGTTCTCATATGAAGAGTTGATGACTGCGACCAATTCTTTTGCAGAGGCCAGGATCTTGGGAAAAGGAGGTTTCGGCAACGTATATGAAGGGCACATAGGAGACGCTTGCACCCCAGTCGCTGTGAAGATAATACACTCTGATTCAAACCAAGGAATAGATGAGTATCTGTCCGAGGTGATGTCGGGAAGCCAACTTAAGCACAGAAACTTGGTGCAACTTTTAGGATATTGTCACGAGGCAAACAAGTTCGCCCTGGTTTACGAATTCATGAGAGAAGGTAGCTTGGAGGATCATCTTTTTAAAGGCAGAAGCTTGTTGACGTGGGAAAGGAGGTACAACATCGCTCAGGGATTAGCCTCGGGCCTGCACCACCTGCACGAAAAATGGAATCAATGCGTGATCCACAGGGATATCAAATCTAGCAACGCCTTGCTCGATGAAAAGTTCGAGGCCAAATTGGGAGATTTCGGCTTGGCTAGGCTAGTCGACCACGCCAAAGGCCAAAAAACAACCCAACTGAAAGGAACGCAGGGTTACTTGGCTCCGGAATGCTATCAGACTGGTAAGGTAAGTAAGGAATCCGATGTCTTCAGTTTCGGAGTCGTCCTTTTGGAAATAGTATGTGGGAGAAGAGTCATCCAAGACCAAGTCCACCTGGTAGAGTGGGTTCGGAAGCAATATGGGCAGGGGAACTTGCCCATGGACTTGAAGCTCGGCATAAATTTCGACAAGGAACAGGCGAAGGTCTTGATGATCGTGGGGCTTTGGTGTGCTCATCTCGATGTTAGCCTTCGGCCCTCGATTGCAGAGGCGATGTCCATCTTGAACTCGAGGGCAGATCTTTCCAACCTTCCCGCAGATCTGAGACAGTTGATGGAAGGTCCGGTCTAG
- the LOC115746522 gene encoding transcription factor EGL1-like isoform X2 produces MLEISAGVQHQGTIREHLKEQLALAVRNIQWTYAIFWSISAAQPGVLEWGGGYYNGDIKTRRTTQAIELGGGDHTDLHRSEQLRELYESLSGSKSNPQPSRRPSVALSPEDLADTEWYYLVCMSFIFNIGQCLPGQSLATGKLIWLCNAHCADSKVFSRSLLAKSASIQTVVCFQFLDGIIELGTTELVLEDPNLIRHVKTSLLKSSDLKGSEKPDPCAIDNRSKLFDRAIFDTGLISGEAEEGITSLNTGSNGLEPNQQLDDSCIIGELNGVASQLQSWQIQKDEFSYLIHQSGNSRDSISQSFLETGTSISIPNLEKSKDHWTEDLQECNNEELDRVDLRGDGLHYRTILSSILETSNQLRSRSHCECGEPESSFIGWKKGQLKCHRAKGVPQKLLKRILLEVPQLHARSMLDFSGAGCKRDGIWMALKDELSPDRNLSGSRQNEKISEQFCVLNAVVPSVKKVDKVSILDDTIEYVKELQRRVEELQSSRISSELLAISGGKPQESTERTSDNCGNLRTGLGKQPVAKKRKAHNYDMTDTDSNYLRDGPIDNLSVSVNDEDVLIEMRCVWREGVILEIIEALSHSSLDSHSVQSSTSDGILSVTIKSKLQRSTTTKTTAASIKQALQGVAQKC; encoded by the exons ATGTTGGAAATCTCAGCTGGAGTCCAACACCAGGGGACAATCAGAGAGCACTTAAAGGAACAGCTTGCTCTTGCTGTGAGGAATATCCAATGGACCTATGCAATCTTCTGGTCAATTTCAGCTGCACAACCAGG GGTACTGGAATGGGGTGGCGGGTACTATAATGGCGACATAAAGACCAGGAGGACGACTCAAGCTATAGAACTCGGTGGAGGAGACCATACGGACTTGCATAGAAGCGAACAGCTAAGAGAACTATATGAATCCCTCTCTGGGAGCAAATCCAATCCACAACCTAGTAGAAGGCCTTCGGTTGCATTGTCCCCAGAAGATCTTGCCGATACGGAGTGGTATTACTTGGTTTGTATGTCCTTCATATTCAACATTGGCCAATG TTTGCCGGGACAAAGTTTAGCAACTGGTAAACTGATTTGGCTATGCAATGCACACTGTGCAGATAGCAAAGTGTTCAGTCGGTCTCTGCTTGCTAAG AGCGCATCAATTCAG ACTGTTGTGTGCTTCCAGTTTTTAGATGGCATCATTGAGCTAGGCACAACCGAACTG GTCTTGGAAGATCCTAATCTCATTCGACATGTCAAAACATCCCTCTTGAAGTCTTCAGACTTAAAAGGCTCTGAGAAACCCGACCCTTGTGCTATAGATAATAGAAGTAAATTGTTTGATCGAGCAATTTTCGACACCGGATTGATTTCAGGAGAAGCAGAGGAAGGAATAACTTCACTTAATACCGGTTCGAATGGGCTTGAGCCGAACCAACAACTTGACGACTCTTGTATTATTGGAGAATTAAATGGGGTTGCTTCGCAATTACAAAGTTGGCAGATCCAGAAAGATGAGTTCAGTTACCTCATCCATCAATCCGGAAATTCCAGAGACTCTATTTCGCAATCCTTCTTAGAAACTGGAACTTCCATTTCAATTCCTAATCTTGAGAAGTCCAAAGATCATTGGACAGAAGACCTTCAAGAATGCAATAACGAAGAACTAGACAGGGTAGACCTCCGAGGGGATGGTTTGCACTACCGGACCATTCTTTCATCCATATTGGAAACCTCCAACCAATTAAGGTCAAGATCTCATTGTGAATGCGGTGAACCAGAGTCAAGTTTCATAGGTTGGAAGAAAGGACAGCTCAAATGCCACAGAGCAAAAGGTGTTCCACAGAAGTTGCTGAAGAGGATCTTGCTCGAAGTACCTCAGCTGCATGCAAGGAGCATGCTTGACTTTTCGGGAGCAGGTTGCAAGAGAGATGGGATTTGGATGGCTTTGAAAGATGAACTCAGTCCAGACCGTAATCTATCTGGAAGTaggcaaaatgaaaagataagcGAGCAGTTTTGTGTTCTTAACGCGGTCGTCCCATCAGTGAAAAAG GTTGACAAAGTATCGATACTAGATGACACAATCGAGTATGTAAAGGAGCTTCAGAGAAGGGTGGAAGAGTTGCAGTCGAGCAGGATATCGAGTGAATTATTGGCAATTTCCGGAGGAAAACCCCAAGAAAGTACAGAGAGGACATCTGATAACTGTGGCAATCTTAGGACGGGTCTCGGCAAGCAGCCAGTagctaaaaaaaggaaagctcACAACTATGACATGACAGATACAGATTCCAATTATCTCAGAGATGGTCCAATTGACAACTTAAGTGTTAGTGTGAATGATGAGGACGTTCTAATTGAGATGAGGTGTGTTTGGAGGGAAGGAGTAATCCTTGAGATAATTGAAGCTTTGAGCCATTCCAGTTTGGATTCTCACTCGGTTCAGTCATCGACCAgcgatggtattctttctgtgACCATCAAATCCAAG CTGCAGagatcaacaacaacaaagacGACAGCTGCATCGATCAAACAAGCGCTTCAGGGAGTTGCTCAGAAATGCTGA
- the LOC115746522 gene encoding transcription factor EGL1-like isoform X1: MLEISAGVQHQGTIREHLKEQLALAVRNIQWTYAIFWSISAAQPGVLEWGGGYYNGDIKTRRTTQAIELGGGDHTDLHRSEQLRELYESLSGSKSNPQPSRRPSVALSPEDLADTEWYYLVCMSFIFNIGQCLPGQSLATGKLIWLCNAHCADSKVFSRSLLAKSASIQTVVCFQFLDGIIELGTTELVLEDPNLIRHVKTSLLKSSDLKGSEKPDPCAIDNRSKLFDRAIFDTGLISGEAEEGITSLNTGSNGLEPNQQLDDSCIIGELNGVASQLQSWQIQKDEFSYLIHQSGNSRDSISQSFLETGTSISIPNLEKSKDHWTEDLQECNNEELDRVDLRGDGLHYRTILSSILETSNQLRSRSHCECGEPESSFIGWKKGQLKCHRAKGVPQKLLKRILLEVPQLHARSMLDFSGAGCKRDGIWMALKDELSPDRNLSGSRQNEKISEQFCVLNAVVPSVKKIQVDKVSILDDTIEYVKELQRRVEELQSSRISSELLAISGGKPQESTERTSDNCGNLRTGLGKQPVAKKRKAHNYDMTDTDSNYLRDGPIDNLSVSVNDEDVLIEMRCVWREGVILEIIEALSHSSLDSHSVQSSTSDGILSVTIKSKLQRSTTTKTTAASIKQALQGVAQKC, translated from the exons ATGTTGGAAATCTCAGCTGGAGTCCAACACCAGGGGACAATCAGAGAGCACTTAAAGGAACAGCTTGCTCTTGCTGTGAGGAATATCCAATGGACCTATGCAATCTTCTGGTCAATTTCAGCTGCACAACCAGG GGTACTGGAATGGGGTGGCGGGTACTATAATGGCGACATAAAGACCAGGAGGACGACTCAAGCTATAGAACTCGGTGGAGGAGACCATACGGACTTGCATAGAAGCGAACAGCTAAGAGAACTATATGAATCCCTCTCTGGGAGCAAATCCAATCCACAACCTAGTAGAAGGCCTTCGGTTGCATTGTCCCCAGAAGATCTTGCCGATACGGAGTGGTATTACTTGGTTTGTATGTCCTTCATATTCAACATTGGCCAATG TTTGCCGGGACAAAGTTTAGCAACTGGTAAACTGATTTGGCTATGCAATGCACACTGTGCAGATAGCAAAGTGTTCAGTCGGTCTCTGCTTGCTAAG AGCGCATCAATTCAG ACTGTTGTGTGCTTCCAGTTTTTAGATGGCATCATTGAGCTAGGCACAACCGAACTG GTCTTGGAAGATCCTAATCTCATTCGACATGTCAAAACATCCCTCTTGAAGTCTTCAGACTTAAAAGGCTCTGAGAAACCCGACCCTTGTGCTATAGATAATAGAAGTAAATTGTTTGATCGAGCAATTTTCGACACCGGATTGATTTCAGGAGAAGCAGAGGAAGGAATAACTTCACTTAATACCGGTTCGAATGGGCTTGAGCCGAACCAACAACTTGACGACTCTTGTATTATTGGAGAATTAAATGGGGTTGCTTCGCAATTACAAAGTTGGCAGATCCAGAAAGATGAGTTCAGTTACCTCATCCATCAATCCGGAAATTCCAGAGACTCTATTTCGCAATCCTTCTTAGAAACTGGAACTTCCATTTCAATTCCTAATCTTGAGAAGTCCAAAGATCATTGGACAGAAGACCTTCAAGAATGCAATAACGAAGAACTAGACAGGGTAGACCTCCGAGGGGATGGTTTGCACTACCGGACCATTCTTTCATCCATATTGGAAACCTCCAACCAATTAAGGTCAAGATCTCATTGTGAATGCGGTGAACCAGAGTCAAGTTTCATAGGTTGGAAGAAAGGACAGCTCAAATGCCACAGAGCAAAAGGTGTTCCACAGAAGTTGCTGAAGAGGATCTTGCTCGAAGTACCTCAGCTGCATGCAAGGAGCATGCTTGACTTTTCGGGAGCAGGTTGCAAGAGAGATGGGATTTGGATGGCTTTGAAAGATGAACTCAGTCCAGACCGTAATCTATCTGGAAGTaggcaaaatgaaaagataagcGAGCAGTTTTGTGTTCTTAACGCGGTCGTCCCATCAGTGAAAAAG ATCCAGGTTGACAAAGTATCGATACTAGATGACACAATCGAGTATGTAAAGGAGCTTCAGAGAAGGGTGGAAGAGTTGCAGTCGAGCAGGATATCGAGTGAATTATTGGCAATTTCCGGAGGAAAACCCCAAGAAAGTACAGAGAGGACATCTGATAACTGTGGCAATCTTAGGACGGGTCTCGGCAAGCAGCCAGTagctaaaaaaaggaaagctcACAACTATGACATGACAGATACAGATTCCAATTATCTCAGAGATGGTCCAATTGACAACTTAAGTGTTAGTGTGAATGATGAGGACGTTCTAATTGAGATGAGGTGTGTTTGGAGGGAAGGAGTAATCCTTGAGATAATTGAAGCTTTGAGCCATTCCAGTTTGGATTCTCACTCGGTTCAGTCATCGACCAgcgatggtattctttctgtgACCATCAAATCCAAG CTGCAGagatcaacaacaacaaagacGACAGCTGCATCGATCAAACAAGCGCTTCAGGGAGTTGCTCAGAAATGCTGA
- the LOC115746522 gene encoding transcription factor GLABRA 3-like isoform X3, whose amino-acid sequence MSFIFNIGQCLPGQSLATGKLIWLCNAHCADSKVFSRSLLAKSASIQTVVCFQFLDGIIELGTTELVLEDPNLIRHVKTSLLKSSDLKGSEKPDPCAIDNRSKLFDRAIFDTGLISGEAEEGITSLNTGSNGLEPNQQLDDSCIIGELNGVASQLQSWQIQKDEFSYLIHQSGNSRDSISQSFLETGTSISIPNLEKSKDHWTEDLQECNNEELDRVDLRGDGLHYRTILSSILETSNQLRSRSHCECGEPESSFIGWKKGQLKCHRAKGVPQKLLKRILLEVPQLHARSMLDFSGAGCKRDGIWMALKDELSPDRNLSGSRQNEKISEQFCVLNAVVPSVKKIQVDKVSILDDTIEYVKELQRRVEELQSSRISSELLAISGGKPQESTERTSDNCGNLRTGLGKQPVAKKRKAHNYDMTDTDSNYLRDGPIDNLSVSVNDEDVLIEMRCVWREGVILEIIEALSHSSLDSHSVQSSTSDGILSVTIKSKLQRSTTTKTTAASIKQALQGVAQKC is encoded by the exons ATGTCCTTCATATTCAACATTGGCCAATG TTTGCCGGGACAAAGTTTAGCAACTGGTAAACTGATTTGGCTATGCAATGCACACTGTGCAGATAGCAAAGTGTTCAGTCGGTCTCTGCTTGCTAAG AGCGCATCAATTCAG ACTGTTGTGTGCTTCCAGTTTTTAGATGGCATCATTGAGCTAGGCACAACCGAACTG GTCTTGGAAGATCCTAATCTCATTCGACATGTCAAAACATCCCTCTTGAAGTCTTCAGACTTAAAAGGCTCTGAGAAACCCGACCCTTGTGCTATAGATAATAGAAGTAAATTGTTTGATCGAGCAATTTTCGACACCGGATTGATTTCAGGAGAAGCAGAGGAAGGAATAACTTCACTTAATACCGGTTCGAATGGGCTTGAGCCGAACCAACAACTTGACGACTCTTGTATTATTGGAGAATTAAATGGGGTTGCTTCGCAATTACAAAGTTGGCAGATCCAGAAAGATGAGTTCAGTTACCTCATCCATCAATCCGGAAATTCCAGAGACTCTATTTCGCAATCCTTCTTAGAAACTGGAACTTCCATTTCAATTCCTAATCTTGAGAAGTCCAAAGATCATTGGACAGAAGACCTTCAAGAATGCAATAACGAAGAACTAGACAGGGTAGACCTCCGAGGGGATGGTTTGCACTACCGGACCATTCTTTCATCCATATTGGAAACCTCCAACCAATTAAGGTCAAGATCTCATTGTGAATGCGGTGAACCAGAGTCAAGTTTCATAGGTTGGAAGAAAGGACAGCTCAAATGCCACAGAGCAAAAGGTGTTCCACAGAAGTTGCTGAAGAGGATCTTGCTCGAAGTACCTCAGCTGCATGCAAGGAGCATGCTTGACTTTTCGGGAGCAGGTTGCAAGAGAGATGGGATTTGGATGGCTTTGAAAGATGAACTCAGTCCAGACCGTAATCTATCTGGAAGTaggcaaaatgaaaagataagcGAGCAGTTTTGTGTTCTTAACGCGGTCGTCCCATCAGTGAAAAAG ATCCAGGTTGACAAAGTATCGATACTAGATGACACAATCGAGTATGTAAAGGAGCTTCAGAGAAGGGTGGAAGAGTTGCAGTCGAGCAGGATATCGAGTGAATTATTGGCAATTTCCGGAGGAAAACCCCAAGAAAGTACAGAGAGGACATCTGATAACTGTGGCAATCTTAGGACGGGTCTCGGCAAGCAGCCAGTagctaaaaaaaggaaagctcACAACTATGACATGACAGATACAGATTCCAATTATCTCAGAGATGGTCCAATTGACAACTTAAGTGTTAGTGTGAATGATGAGGACGTTCTAATTGAGATGAGGTGTGTTTGGAGGGAAGGAGTAATCCTTGAGATAATTGAAGCTTTGAGCCATTCCAGTTTGGATTCTCACTCGGTTCAGTCATCGACCAgcgatggtattctttctgtgACCATCAAATCCAAG CTGCAGagatcaacaacaacaaagacGACAGCTGCATCGATCAAACAAGCGCTTCAGGGAGTTGCTCAGAAATGCTGA